The following DNA comes from Ammospiza caudacuta isolate bAmmCau1 chromosome 7, bAmmCau1.pri, whole genome shotgun sequence.
TacagcaaagaaaagcaagagaaagattttttttcactgatcaGTTATTAACAAGGCACAGCATGCCAAAAACCCCTTATAAGGGTGCTCAGAACCCCGTTATCTCATCGTAAGGATGGCTTTCCAAGGGAGCCTGAAATGCAAGTTCAGTGGAGTAGAACATGTTAAACATAGACAGTATTTTTGAATTGCTTATGCCAGAACAAGGATCTTCATAGATTTAATAAAGTCATCTCCAAGATCTTGCTCATCTGTCACTCTTCATACTTAAAAGTTTACTGTGGAAATTAAAACTTCCAAATCAGTTCTCATTCTTACATTGTTCATCTTCTTGtctttaagaaacaaaaaaactacAATGAAATTATTGCATAAAATCTACATAAACTGTATTGCAGAATAATTTAGTAGTATTCTTTGTACttttcaatgtaaaaaccaCATCCTAAGTAAAGAGTGTTCAGTGAATTCTAATGCCAGCTTTCATTATAACTAGGTTTCTCAAGCTGCAGCTGACTTGAAGCAATTCTGCCTGCAGAATGCACAACACGATCCCCTACTGACGGGAGTATCATCAAGTACAAATCCATTCAGACcccagaaagtttgttccttTTTGTAATTATGTGAACTACTTCAGTATCTTTCAGTGGTAAGTTCTTGAATTACAGTTCATAAACTCTTTTGTCATTTAAATGAGACAGGCTCTATGAAAGGCACTCAGAAACATCTGACTTGTGCAGGTGGTGTTGGTCTACATCCCATTTTTGgtcccttctccctttttctggtcacagctctgcactggACACGTGCTGGCCATTGCTATTATGAGCAGCACATTGCTGGTGCAGCTTCCACCAGTTTGTGTAGCAGAATGGTGGGACCAGCTACTACTGAGTTGCTCTTTGGACTAACCCAGCTGAACAGTAATTGTGCTGTATCTTCCTCTCTATAAGGGtattatttcccttttctcacTTAGAATTAATGTGGTGAATCCTAATTGTGGCAGATAAAACAGACTTCAGTTCTTAAACTTCTAATGAACAGTTCCAAAAACAGATTAGTGGTGGTGGTCCCCAAGAAGAGCACTGACCACTGTGGAAAGGAGATGCCCTCtctgccaaaagaaaaaagtatatACTTTTTAAGATGTATATACTTTTAAAAGCCCACATGCCACTCAAGTAAGCTACTACAGGGGTAGCAGTTTAAATAACTAGAAACAGTGGA
Coding sequences within:
- the GNG5 gene encoding guanine nucleotide-binding protein G(I)/G(S)/G(O) subunit gamma-5, yielding MSGSSNVAAMKKVVQQLRLEASVTRVKVSQAAADLKQFCLQNAQHDPLLTGVSSSTNPFRPQKVCSFL